In one Corallococcus silvisoli genomic region, the following are encoded:
- a CDS encoding metal-dependent hydrolase, with protein MNPIVHAELSWLISQGLRERRDRVLVVCAGLAPDLDGLSLLAGEEFYSRYHHVIFHGYVGALVTMAVCATLARRRVAVALLSVAAFHGHLLCDLAGSGPDWPIHYLWPQSLEAWSWSGQWNLGSWQNTLIGLAATLACLACALPFRRTFVEVLSPRWDAEVTRTVRRRFSRQPESQSPSN; from the coding sequence ATGAACCCCATTGTCCACGCCGAACTGTCCTGGCTCATCTCGCAGGGGCTGAGGGAGCGCAGGGACCGCGTCCTGGTGGTCTGCGCGGGGCTCGCGCCGGATCTGGATGGATTGTCATTGCTGGCGGGTGAAGAGTTCTATTCGCGTTATCACCATGTGATTTTTCACGGCTACGTGGGGGCGCTGGTCACGATGGCGGTCTGCGCCACGCTGGCACGGCGGCGCGTGGCCGTGGCGCTCCTGTCGGTGGCTGCGTTCCACGGTCATCTGCTGTGCGACCTCGCGGGCAGCGGACCGGACTGGCCCATCCACTACCTGTGGCCTCAGAGCCTGGAGGCGTGGTCCTGGTCCGGCCAGTGGAACCTGGGCTCATGGCAGAACACGCTCATCGGGCTGGCGGCGACGCTGGCGTGTCTGGCGTGCGCCCTGCCCTTCCGGCGGACCTTCGTGGAGGTGCTGTCGCCGCGCTGGGACGCGGAGGTGACCCGCACCGTGCGGCGGCGCTTTTCCAGGCAGCCCGAATCCCAATCGCCCTCAAACTGA